A window from Corythoichthys intestinalis isolate RoL2023-P3 chromosome 10, ASM3026506v1, whole genome shotgun sequence encodes these proteins:
- the LOC130923231 gene encoding uncharacterized protein LOC130923231, with product MLSNTGSDIAHGLSTVGLWMPTSIAPHEEASSLFLAQLSWDKGMWDATQEVLTPIIDTCTPLTQSVITTKMHWKVVFPVFPSCARRKREWYDTLLGGTGTLLGVSNTIDNEVTRYKLAGTGQGTHDALLKVGMWLPNSIVGQKENAKLWQDVFKWELNIWNATSSVLTNVTKQLNWTTCSIQYLHAQAQKERFIRTMTTGNYQEWRTSWNISSELWLQLHSEYTICNTTECRGYWTQYTVTSNVTVCKFQVLPVITELGYWFLHIEGEWFNSGTNQTFNTDLCENTDKGLACKLHHEFVNPCLTKVDFALCDWSREPSRDILWQVGPHTLCVATAQNHSMLPTVPFVGCLCNVRFFQWGNGTYWLTNYTVASRFTAV from the coding sequence ATGTTGTCTAACACCGGAAGTGACATTGCGCACGGTCTCTCGACCGTAGGGCTTTGGATGCCCACATCTATCGCGCCTCATGAAGAAGCGTCGTCTTTATTCTTAGCACAATTGTCATGGGATAAAGGGATGTGGGATGCAACACAAGAAGTATTAACACCTATAATTGATACATGTACACCTTTGACACAATCAGTGATAACTACGAAAATGCACTGGAAAGTTGTATTCCCTGTTTTTCCATCGTGTGCTCGGAGGAAGAGAGAGTGGTATGACACGTTGTTAGGGGGAACGGGAACGTTATTGGGGGTATCCAATACCATTGATAATGAGGTAACGCGATATAAATTAGCTGGAACCGGACAGGGAACTCATGATGCCCTACTAAAAGTAGGAATGTGGCTTCCTAATTCAATAGTGGGACAAAAAGAAAATGCTAAATTATGGCAGGACGTATTTAAATGGGAACTGAATATATGGAACGCCACTAGCAGTGTTTTAACCAACGTGACTAAACAGCTAAACTGGACCACATGTAGCATACAATACCTACATGCACAGGCGCAGAAGGAACGTTTTATACGAACAATGACTACGGGAAATTATCAGGAGTGGCGTACGAGTTGGAATATATCTTCGGAGTTATGGTTACAGTTACATTCGGAATATACGATTTGTAATACGACCGAATGTAGGGGATATTGGACACAATACACAGTAACCTCAAACGTTACCGTATGTAAATTCCAGGTATTACCCGTAATAACTGAACTAGGCTATTGGTTTTTGCATATAGAAGGTGAATGGTTTAATTCGGGAACGAACCAAACCTTTAATACCGATCTTTGCGAGAACACAGATAAAGGACTAGCTTGTAAATTGCATCACGAATTTGTTAATCCTTGCTTAACAAAAGTAGACTTCGCCTTATGCGATTGGTCAAGGGAACCGAGTAGGGACATTTTGTGGCAGGTGGGACCACATACCCTTTGTGTGGCCACTGCCCAAAATCACTCCATGTTGCCAACGGTTCCATTTGTAGGATGCCTATGTAATGTTCGTTTCTTTCAGTGGGGAAACGGGACGTATTGGTTGACAAATTACACAGTTGCTAGCCGGTTTACGGCTGTGTAA